Proteins from one Ranitomeya variabilis isolate aRanVar5 chromosome 1, aRanVar5.hap1, whole genome shotgun sequence genomic window:
- the PURG gene encoding purine-rich element-binding protein gamma — translation MDRGRGQRESAGISRNIYPQQYSYPSTQNLEIQELASKRVDIQKKRFYLDVKQSARGRFLKIAEVWIGRGRQDNIRKSKLTLSLSVAAELKDCLGDFIEHYAHLGLRSSHSQRSEHGNEKEHDSRRRPHPSSPSGSVGSEEPATHSVLKTEYIERDNRKYYLDLKENQRGRFLRIRQTMTRGPGMIGYFGQSLGQEQTIVLPAQGMIEFRDALVQLIEDYGEGDIEERRGGGDEPPELPEGTSFRVDNKRFYFDVGSNRYGIFLRVSEVRPPYRNTITVPYKVWTRFGDNFIKYEEEMRKIYNSHKEKRMDARVDSSEEQECPE, via the coding sequence ATGGATCGAGGAAGAGGCCAAAGGGAAAGTGCAGGTATAAGCAGGAACATTTATCCACAGCAATACAGTTACCCCTCCACGCAAAATTTAGAGATACAAGAGCTAGCATCTAAGCGAGTTGACATTCAAAAAAAAAGGTTTTACTTGGACGTCAAGCAGAGCGCTCGAGGTCGTTTTTTAAAGATTGCAGAAGTTTGGATTGGTAGAGGTCGACAGGATAATATTAGAAAAAGCAAGTtaacattatccttgtctgtggctGCTGAATTAAAAGATTGTTTAGGAGATTTTATTGAGCACTATGCTCATTTGGGTCTACGAAGTAGTCATTCTCAAAGAAGTGAACATGGTAATGAGAAAGAGCATGATTCTAGAAGGAGGCCTCATCCATCCTCACCTTCAGGTTCTGTTGGATCAGAAGAACCTGCAACACACAGTGTTCTGAAAACTGAGTATATTGAACGCGACAATAGAAAATATTATTTAGACCTTAAAGAGAACCAACGGGGACGCTTTCTTAGAATAAGACAAACTATGACCAGAGGACCTGGAATGATTGGTTATTTTGGGCAGAGTTTGGGTCAAGAGCAGACTATAGTTCTACCAGCGCAAGGTATGATTGAATTCAGAGATGCATTAGTTCAGCTAATTGAAGATTATGGCGAAGGAGATATAGAAGAACGACGAGGTGGTGGGGATGAACCTCCTGAGCTTCCAGAAGGAACATCTTTCCGTGTGGACAATAAGAGGTTCTACTTTGACGTTGGCTCAAACCGTTATGGCATATTCTTGAGGGTAAGCGAGGTTAGACCGCCCTATCGCAACACTATCACAGTCCCTTACAAAGTATGGACCAGGTTTGGGGACAATTTTATCAAATATGAAGAGGAAATGAGAAAAATTTACAATAGCCATAAAGAAAAGAGGATGGATGCACGTGTGGACAGTAGTGAAGAGCAAGAGTGTCCTGAATAA